One window of Papaver somniferum cultivar HN1 chromosome 9, ASM357369v1, whole genome shotgun sequence genomic DNA carries:
- the LOC113309740 gene encoding uncharacterized protein LOC113309740: MEGSSVLNFPSSKTHFKVTSHKLYSPFKQTQVVNFHPKQFRNSNSISKTHFLLSSTRSISKSILSPCLAVAEPLETITNNNSSAKDNLPKIDKSGRFCSPRAARELALSIVYASCLEGSDPIQLFEKRLNVRREPGYEFDKSLLLEYNHMTFGGPPVSTQTEEEAEELLHKSEKESAIEAEVLSAPPKLVYSKLILRLTKKMLVAIVDSWEKHVLVIDKIAPPNWKNVPASRILELCILHLAMSEITVLGTRHQIIINEAVDLAKRFCDGTAPRIINGCLRTFVKNHSGITNVAQPLEARRQNK; this comes from the exons ATGGAGGGAAGCTCTGTTCTAAACTTTCCTTCTTCAAAAACCCATTTCAAAGTTACTTCTCATAAATTATATTCTCCTTTCAAACAGACCCAAGTTGTTAATTTTCATCCTAAACAGTTTAGAAATTCTAATTCTATCTCGAAAACCCATTTCCTTTTATCCTCAACTCGTAGTATTAGTAAATCCATTCTCTCTCCATGTCTTGCTGTTGCAGAACCATTGGAGACTATTACAAATAATAATTCTTCTGCTAAAGATAATTTGCCAAAAATCGATAAAAGTGGAAGGTTTTGTAGTCCCAGAGCTGCTAGAGAACTCGCACT ATCGATAGTGTATGCCTCCTGCTTAGAGGGGTCAGACCCAATTCAACTCTTTGAGAAGCGATTAAATGTTAGAAGAG AACCAGGTTATGAATTTGACAAGTCATTGTTACTGGAGTACAATCACATGACCTTTGGTGGTCCTCCTGTCTCGACCCAGACAGAAGAAGAAGCTGAGGAGCTGCTGCACAAGAGTGAAAAGGAGTCTGCAATTG AAGCAGAAGTGCTATCAGCTCCACCAAAATTGGTTTACAGCAAACTCATTTTGCG TTTGACAAAGAAAATGTTGGTTGCTATTGTGGACTCTTGGGAAAAGCATGTTCTTGTTATAGACAAGATAGCACCTCCAAATTGGAAG AATGTGCCTGCAAGCAGGATATTGGAGTTATGCATTCTTCACTTGGCAATGTCGGAAATAACAGTTCTTGGGACACGCCACCAGATCATTATTAATGAA GCGGTTGATCTTGCAAAACGATTCTGCGACGGAACAGCTCCACGTATAATCAATGGATGCCTAAGAACTTTTGTCAAGAATCACTCTGGAATAACAAACGTAGCGCAACCATTAGAAGCTAGACGCCAAAATAAGTAG